The following coding sequences are from one Neurospora crassa OR74A linkage group I, whole genome shotgun sequence window:
- a CDS encoding 26S proteasome non-ATPase regulatory subunit 9 produces MSNLHAPTVPSGPTSAPVTNGSAAHLSFAELQRKKDAIEGELKALSGVLDSHGVDMNTNLLTPDGFPRSDIDVAQIRTTRSRIIHLRNDYKELMALIEKRLHEHFASIQDDDEESTPVPTDQSAPLPDSVPEVLEQPFAKVNSVVDNSPAATAGLKAGDLIRSFGYVNRSNHDSLRKVAECVQGNEGQNILVKVSRSTAGTRTQELRLTLTPRRDWGGRGMLGCHILPL; encoded by the exons ATGAGCAATCTTCATGCGCCTACTGTCCCCTCGGGACCGACTTCTGCCCCTGTCACCAACGGCAGTGCTGCCCATCTATCCTTTGCTGAGCTCCAGCGCAAGAAGGATGCTATCGAGGGGGAGCTCAAGGCGCTCAGCGGAGTGCTTGATTCG CACGGCGTTGACATGAACACAAACCTCCTTACTCCCGATGGCTTTCCCAGATCAGATATCGATGTTGCGCAAATCCGCACAACAAGGTCGCGCATCATCCATCTTCGCAACGACTACAAGGAGCTGATGGCCTTGATCGAGAAGCGTCTGCATGAGCATTTCGCCAGCATccaggacgacgacgaagagtcAACACCTGTTCCCACGGATCAATCCGCACCGCTGCCAGACTCGGTACCCGAAGTCCTGGAGCAGCCATTTGCCAAAGTCAACAGTGTCGTTGATAACAGTCCGGCGGCCACAGCAGGTCTCAAGGCCGGTGATCTGATTCGCAGCTTTGGTTATGTCAACCGGTCCAACCATGACAGCCTAAGGAAGGTCGCAGAGTGTGTTCAGGGTAATGAAGGG CAAAATATCCTCGTCAAGGTCTCTCGGAGCACGGCAGGGACACGAACCCAAGAGCTTCGGCTAACGTTGACTCCTCGCCGCGACTGGggcggtagaggtatgcttGGATGCCATATCTTGCCACTATGA
- the ran gene encoding GTP-binding nuclear protein GSP1/Ran, with amino-acid sequence MAAATPTFKLVLVGDGGTGKTTFVKRHLTGEFEKKYMATLGVEVHPLGFSTNFGQIQFDVWDTAGQEKFGGLRDGYYINGQCGIIMFDVTSRITYKNVPNWHRDLTRVCENIPIVLCGNKVDVKERKVKAKTITFHRKKNLQYYDISAKSNYNFEKPFLWLARKLVGNNALEFVAAPALAPPTAVVDQELMEKYRAEMDEAAQMPLPNEEDDDDL; translated from the exons ATGGCTGCCGCGACCCCTACTTTCAagctcgtcctcgtcggtgACGGTGGTACCGGCAAG ACCACCTTCGTCAAGCGCCACTTGACTGGTGAGTTCGAGAAGAAGTACATGGCCACCCTCGGTGTCGAGGTCCACCCTCTCGGCTTCAGCACC AACTTCGGCCAGATCCAGTTCGACGTCTGGGATACCGCCGGTCAGGAGAAGTTCGGTGGTCTCCGTGACGGTTACTACATCAACGGCCAGTGCGGTATCATCATGTTCGATGTCACCTCCCGCATTACCTACAAGAACGTTCCCAACTGGCACC GTGATCTCACCCGTGTCTGCGAGAACATCCCTATCGTCCTCTGCGGTAACAAGGTCGACGTGAAGGAGCGCAAGGTCAAGGCCAAGACCATCACCTTCCACCGCAAGAAGAACCTCCAGTACTACGATATCTCCGCCAAGTCCAACTACAACTTCGAGAAGCCCTTCCTCTGGCTCGCTCGCAAGCTCGTCGGCAACAACGCTCTC GAGTTCGTCGCTGCCCCCGCTCTTGCTCCTCCTACCGCCGTTGTCGACCAGGAGCTTATGGAGAAGTACCGCGCCGAAATGGACGAGGCCGCCCAGATGCCTCTTCccaacgaggaggacgatgatgatctCTAA